One Malus domestica chromosome 11, GDT2T_hap1 genomic region harbors:
- the LOC103447302 gene encoding protein LURP-one-related 7: MADIVPASAPVHPTSSQIPVDLFVSKKHPGLPRGELGFLDSSGDTVYKVTHQSPKTSSHKRVLLDAAGNPLFSLRRKDHGSWEGYKGGDSEEKDLKFRVKRTKNKLTRTELEVFLVGENSADSACDFKVKGFPFQKSCTIYRGNEIVAQTSLMYKLHQLMPKRGKFRLTIFPGPVDHALIAALIVIFLD, from the exons ATGGCTGACATCGTTCCAGCTTCAGCCCCTGTTCATCCCACGAGCTCACAAATCCCGGTCGATCTCTTTGTCTCCAAGAAACATCCCGGCCTTCCACGTGGCGAATTGGGTTTCCTCGATTCCTCCGGCGACACCGTTTACAAAGTTACCCATCAATCTCCCAAGACTTCTTCTCACAAGCGCGTGCTGCTTGACGCCGCAGGAAATCCTCTGTTTTCTTTGCGCCGTAAAGAT CATGGAAGCTGGGAAGGATACAAAGGGGGAGATAGTGAGGAGAAAGACTTGAAATTTAGAGTGAAGAGAACGAAAAATAAGCTTACCAGAACTGAGTTGGAAGTGTTTCTTGTTGGTGAGAACTCAGCAGATTCAGCCTGTGATTTCAAAGTGAAGGGCTTTCCTTTCCAGAAATCTTGCACCATCTACAGAGGCAATGAGATAGTTGCTCAG ACGAGTCTTATGTACAAATTGCACCAGCTTATGCCAAAGAGAGGAAAATTTCGACTAACTATATTTCCTGGACCCGTGGATCATGCTTTGATAGCGGCCTTGATTGTAATATTTCTCGATTGA